The following proteins come from a genomic window of Mammaliicoccus sp. Marseille-Q6498:
- a CDS encoding monovalent cation/H+ antiporter subunit B, which produces MKENDVVLETISKIAIFIILTFGFYIFFAGHDNPGGGFIGGLVFSSAFILMFLAFDVETVIHSLPLDFRAVTIIGCLISLTTAIVPMFFGHPMLSHEDGYINIALLGEIHLSSVTLFELGILFTVVGSVVTIMLAISGDNS; this is translated from the coding sequence ATGAAAGAAAATGATGTAGTACTAGAAACTATATCCAAAATAGCAATTTTTATCATTTTGACATTCGGATTTTATATATTTTTTGCTGGACATGATAACCCTGGCGGTGGATTTATTGGCGGTTTAGTTTTTAGTTCTGCTTTTATATTAATGTTTTTAGCATTTGATGTAGAAACAGTTATACATTCATTACCGCTTGATTTTAGAGCAGTAACAATTATTGGATGTTTAATTTCATTAACGACTGCAATTGTACCTATGTTCTTTGGTCATCCTATGCTATCGCACGAAGATGGTTATATAAATATAGCATTATTAGGAGAAATTCATTTATCAAGTGTTACTTTATTCGAACTCGGTATATTGTTTACCGTAGTAGGTTCAGTAGTAACAATCATGCTTGCGATTAGTGGTGATAACAGTTGA
- a CDS encoding monovalent cation/H+ antiporter complex subunit F codes for MSFIILAIIKTALFIYGIAIIVVLFRTIIGPTTADRVIAFDTIGAILISVVGLLSIVYDTFSYLEASLIIAILSFLSTVGISRFIEGGRVFESKRDR; via the coding sequence ATGTCATTTATCATTTTAGCAATTATAAAAACAGCACTTTTTATATATGGTATCGCCATTATTGTAGTACTTTTCAGAACAATAATCGGTCCTACGACTGCAGATAGAGTGATTGCCTTTGATACTATTGGTGCGATATTAATATCTGTAGTTGGACTGTTAAGTATCGTGTATGACACGTTTAGTTATTTAGAAGCAAGTTTAATTATTGCGATTTTATCATTCCTTAGTACTGTCGGGATTTCGCGCTTTATAGAAGGAGGTCGTGTCTTTGAATCTAAACGAGATCGTTAG
- a CDS encoding metal-dependent transcriptional regulator, translated as MLTEEQEDYLKAIFGLNGTTDYVSNKNLAQDLNIKPSSVSEMMLRLKKDDYVDIRPYKGVKLTSKGLNHTMNIIKRHRLIERYLIEELEYTWDEVHEEAEVLEHRVSNRFIDKIDKLMGYPKTCPHGGIIPRENQIEEIYTTPISEYEVGDEVEIKRVMDYVNLLGYLSSEELLIGDVVKITKKDHLNQLIELSVKNRTIMISETNASYLFGVKI; from the coding sequence ATGTTGACTGAAGAACAAGAAGATTATTTAAAGGCAATATTTGGATTGAATGGTACAACTGATTATGTTTCAAATAAAAATTTAGCTCAAGATTTAAACATAAAACCATCATCTGTTAGTGAGATGATGCTTCGTCTTAAAAAGGACGATTACGTTGATATTCGACCGTATAAAGGTGTGAAGTTAACATCAAAAGGTTTAAATCATACTATGAACATTATTAAGCGACATAGATTGATTGAAAGATATTTAATTGAAGAATTAGAATACACTTGGGACGAAGTACATGAAGAAGCGGAAGTACTAGAACATCGAGTATCAAACCGTTTTATTGATAAAATCGATAAGTTGATGGGGTATCCTAAGACTTGTCCGCATGGTGGAATTATTCCAAGAGAAAATCAAATAGAAGAAATATATACAACGCCTATAAGTGAATATGAAGTAGGCGATGAAGTAGAAATTAAACGTGTTATGGACTATGTTAATTTATTAGGCTATTTAAGTAGTGAAGAACTACTTATTGGAGACGTTGTGAAAATAACAAAAAAAGATCACTTGAACCAATTAATAGAACTAAGTGTAAAAAATAGAACGATCATGATAAGTGAAACGAACGCATCTTATTTATTTGGCGTGAAAATATAA
- a CDS encoding zinc ABC transporter substrate-binding protein has product MKKLLFPILALILLLSACSQTSSDDTKKLKVVTTNSILGDMTKEITKSNAKVTSIVPVGQDPHEYEIKPKDVKALTDADVVIYNGFNLESGNGWFKKALEQAGKKLTDKNVIKATEDVKPIYLKGGEGDKNKLDPHAWLSIENGIKYVQTIEKHLSNLDQSNSKLYKANAEKYTEKLDKLHQKMLKAFNDIPKDKRAFITSEGAFKYFAKSYGIKPGYIWEINTEKQGTPDQMKQAIKFVKEHNISSLVVETSVDKKSMQALAEETNLKIKDEVFTDSIGTKDSKGNSYYNMMKHNVEAIHHSMK; this is encoded by the coding sequence ATGAAAAAATTACTATTCCCTATACTTGCACTTATTTTATTATTGTCGGCATGTAGTCAAACATCATCCGATGACACAAAAAAATTAAAAGTCGTGACGACAAACTCAATTTTAGGAGATATGACGAAAGAAATTACAAAATCAAATGCTAAAGTTACAAGTATCGTTCCTGTTGGACAAGACCCTCATGAATATGAAATTAAACCTAAAGACGTTAAAGCGTTAACTGATGCAGATGTTGTGATATACAACGGCTTTAATTTAGAAAGTGGCAATGGATGGTTTAAAAAAGCTTTAGAACAAGCAGGTAAAAAACTAACAGATAAAAATGTTATAAAAGCGACCGAAGACGTTAAACCTATTTACTTAAAAGGCGGTGAAGGAGATAAAAACAAACTGGACCCACACGCATGGCTAAGTATTGAAAATGGTATTAAATACGTCCAAACAATCGAAAAACATTTAAGCAACTTAGATCAATCCAATAGTAAACTATACAAAGCAAACGCTGAAAAATATACAGAAAAACTAGATAAATTACATCAAAAAATGTTAAAAGCATTTAATGACATTCCAAAAGATAAACGCGCATTTATCACAAGTGAAGGCGCATTTAAATACTTTGCCAAATCATACGGTATTAAACCCGGCTATATTTGGGAAATCAATACTGAAAAACAAGGTACCCCAGATCAAATGAAACAAGCCATCAAGTTTGTTAAAGAACATAACATCTCTTCACTCGTAGTTGAAACAAGTGTAGACAAGAAAAGTATGCAAGCATTAGCTGAAGAAACAAATTTAAAAATAAAAGATGAAGTGTTCACAGATTCAATCGGAACGAAAGACTCAAAAGGAAACTCTTATTACAATATGATGAAACATAACGTAGAAGCGATACATCATAGTATGAAATAA
- a CDS encoding metal ABC transporter ATP-binding protein gives MLQVKNLNLVLGHQHILHDINLTIDSSGELIGIMGPNGAGKSSFIKSILGEFKSTGEALWYGIPIKNQLSNITYIPQRNQLDLDFPITVKDALVTGYYQTSGWFKPMNKQVLFKRNQLLSDLQLTDLKDKTLNQLSGGQLQRVLLAKALMKDSFFLCLDEPFVGIDFKSEEIMIQLLKQLKSEGKLILIVHHDIHKAEAYFDRIILLNRTLKYFGPSSEALTDDKIKEVFLKDGGTP, from the coding sequence ATGTTACAGGTTAAGAATTTAAATTTAGTATTAGGACATCAGCACATATTGCACGACATCAATTTAACGATAGATTCTTCTGGAGAACTCATTGGTATTATGGGACCAAATGGCGCAGGTAAATCTTCTTTCATCAAGTCTATTTTAGGAGAATTCAAATCAACTGGTGAAGCTTTATGGTACGGTATACCTATTAAAAATCAATTATCAAACATCACTTATATACCTCAAAGAAATCAGTTGGATTTAGATTTCCCTATTACAGTAAAAGACGCTCTAGTAACAGGTTATTATCAAACTTCAGGTTGGTTTAAACCGATGAATAAACAAGTCCTTTTTAAGAGAAATCAATTATTAAGTGACTTACAACTTACTGATTTAAAGGATAAAACACTTAATCAGTTAAGTGGTGGCCAATTACAACGTGTTCTTTTAGCTAAAGCATTAATGAAAGATAGTTTTTTCTTATGCTTAGACGAACCATTTGTCGGTATAGACTTCAAAAGCGAGGAAATCATGATACAACTCCTTAAGCAATTAAAATCAGAAGGTAAACTGATTTTGATTGTGCATCATGATATACATAAAGCTGAAGCATATTTCGATAGAATCATCCTCCTCAATCGAACATTGAAATACTTTGGCCCCTCATCTGAAGCATTAACCGACGACAAGATTAAAGAAGTATTTTTAAAGGATGGAGGGACACCATGA
- a CDS encoding Na(+)/H(+) antiporter subunit C, whose protein sequence is MNLILVIIIGVLAFVGTYMILSKNLIRIVIGTAIYSHVANLMILSMSEFGGQNEPLISGNGKDYVDPLPQALILTAIVISFAITAFLLVLVYRTFKLTKVNRIEALRGEDEEVDE, encoded by the coding sequence TTGAATTTAATACTTGTCATTATAATTGGTGTCCTTGCATTTGTCGGAACATATATGATTTTATCTAAAAACTTAATTCGAATTGTTATTGGAACAGCAATATACTCCCATGTAGCAAACTTAATGATACTTTCAATGAGTGAATTTGGTGGTCAAAATGAACCATTAATTAGTGGGAACGGTAAAGATTACGTTGATCCTTTACCTCAAGCTTTAATATTAACTGCAATTGTCATTAGTTTTGCTATAACTGCATTCTTACTTGTTCTCGTATATAGAACATTTAAATTAACAAAAGTGAATAGAATAGAGGCGTTACGCGGTGAGGATGAAGAAGTAGATGAATAA
- a CDS encoding Na+/H+ antiporter subunit D, producing MNNLILIPLFVPLIIGLILFFFKERLTLTRRIAITSLTLTTFITGWMLVHVTMNKPLVINFGDWKPPYGVQFVGDELGLLFTTISCFVVTVIIYFGFGKRERAANKYFLPSFILFLLSGVNGSFLTADIFNLYIMFEIMLLASFVLLTLGQSIEQLRASIIYVVLNVVSSWFFLMGVAYLYGTLGTLNYGHIAMRINESDQPATTTLVAIIMIFVFGGKAALVMFMWLPKAYAALNTELAALFASLMTKVGVYALIRVMVLMFDEKPEVTHSLLYVMAIITMIIGCIGVLGFKDIKKIAAYQVILSIGFAVLGLSANNKDGISGAIFYVGHDMIIKTLLFLIIGTFVLLAGSRYYDQYGGLIKYYPSLGVIFFITILSIGGVPPFSGFPGKLLIIKGALENGYTFGVIVMILSSIIAMYSLLRIFLVMYFGIETVPQAKKVMLTKNKLYAMVILTVATIALGIASQYVLNISELAAQFNMDENAYFKEIIPNVEVEAK from the coding sequence ATGAATAACTTAATACTAATACCATTATTTGTTCCTTTAATAATAGGATTAATACTATTCTTCTTTAAAGAACGATTAACATTGACGAGACGTATCGCAATAACAAGTCTTACATTGACAACATTCATCACAGGTTGGATGTTAGTACATGTAACGATGAATAAACCATTAGTTATCAACTTTGGTGATTGGAAACCGCCATATGGTGTGCAATTTGTAGGAGATGAATTAGGACTATTATTTACAACTATTTCTTGTTTCGTTGTTACTGTTATTATTTATTTTGGATTTGGGAAACGAGAAAGAGCAGCGAATAAATATTTCTTACCATCTTTCATATTATTCTTGTTAAGTGGTGTAAACGGAAGCTTTTTAACGGCTGATATATTCAACTTATACATTATGTTTGAAATTATGTTATTAGCATCTTTCGTTTTACTAACATTAGGACAATCTATAGAACAATTAAGAGCAAGTATTATATATGTTGTGCTTAATGTAGTGAGTTCTTGGTTCTTCTTAATGGGTGTTGCATATTTATATGGTACGTTAGGTACTTTAAATTATGGACATATTGCGATGAGAATTAACGAAAGCGATCAACCAGCTACGACTACTTTAGTAGCCATTATTATGATATTTGTCTTTGGTGGTAAGGCCGCACTCGTTATGTTTATGTGGCTACCAAAAGCATATGCGGCATTGAATACAGAATTGGCAGCATTGTTCGCTAGTTTGATGACGAAAGTAGGGGTATATGCGCTCATACGTGTAATGGTTTTAATGTTTGATGAAAAACCTGAAGTGACGCATTCTTTACTTTATGTTATGGCGATTATTACGATGATTATCGGATGTATTGGCGTACTAGGTTTTAAAGATATAAAGAAAATTGCGGCTTACCAAGTCATCTTATCTATAGGATTTGCTGTTTTAGGACTGAGTGCTAATAATAAAGATGGCATATCTGGCGCTATATTCTATGTTGGCCACGATATGATTATTAAGACGCTATTGTTTTTAATAATAGGTACATTTGTACTATTAGCAGGTTCAAGATATTACGATCAATATGGTGGTTTAATCAAATATTATCCAAGTTTAGGGGTTATTTTCTTTATCACCATACTATCAATTGGAGGCGTTCCTCCATTTAGTGGATTTCCTGGGAAATTATTAATCATTAAAGGTGCACTAGAGAATGGTTATACATTTGGCGTCATCGTCATGATTCTTTCTAGTATTATCGCGATGTATAGCTTGTTAAGAATATTCTTAGTTATGTACTTTGGTATAGAAACGGTACCACAGGCAAAGAAAGTCATGCTTACTAAGAATAAATTATATGCGATGGTCATTCTTACGGTAGCGACGATTGCTCTAGGTATCGCATCACAATATGTATTAAATATTTCTGAATTGGCAGCTCAATTCAATATGGACGAAAATGCTTACTTTAAAGAAATTATTCCAAATGTAGAAGTGGAGGCGAAATAA
- a CDS encoding Na+/H+ antiporter subunit G has product MNLNEIVSLIAALSILLGSIVALISAIGLVRFRDSFLRSHAATKSSTLSVLLTLSGVFIYFLAMEDYFSVRTLLTILFLYLTSPVAGHMIIRAAYNSGSYMYMNEFAKKGTSLNYGFDRKESKKDRRKRAEKRRLMKESHKE; this is encoded by the coding sequence TTGAATCTAAACGAGATCGTTAGTCTAATCGCAGCATTATCTATATTATTAGGTTCCATCGTCGCATTAATTAGTGCAATCGGATTAGTTAGATTTAGAGATTCCTTTCTAAGAAGTCATGCCGCTACAAAAAGCTCTACACTATCTGTGTTACTTACATTATCAGGTGTATTTATATATTTCTTAGCTATGGAAGATTACTTTAGTGTCCGTACGTTATTAACGATTTTATTTTTATACTTAACATCTCCAGTAGCTGGTCATATGATCATAAGAGCAGCATATAATTCTGGTTCGTATATGTATATGAATGAATTTGCGAAAAAAGGTACATCATTAAATTATGGCTTTGATAGAAAAGAATCTAAAAAAGATAGAAGAAAAAGAGCAGAAAAAAGAAGATTAATGAAGGAATCACATAAAGAATAA
- a CDS encoding DUF4040 family protein, producing MALVWLFLMIIAVMAVVLVTLNTQFSRFAGWISLIAPLLSSIYFLSQIKKIYSGKTVSYFQEWIPIIDVNLDFRLDGLSLIFALLISLIGVGVFVYAIYYLSPKKDNLPRFYTYLLMFMLAMLGVVLSNNTILLYTFWELTSISSFLLISYWYQSEKSQEGALKSFLITVFGGMAMLVGLILLYNITGTNTISEQVGMVDKVFQSPWFVLAVILILLGAFTKSAQFPFHIWLPDAMEAPTPVSAYLHSATMVKAGLYLLLRFTPIIGQSEWVVYTVVAVGLITLLVGSFFAVSKNDLKALLAYSTISQLGMIMTMIGLGLLAFNSRFEANNEIFIASLFAALFHLINHAIFKSALFMGVGIIDHETGTREIEKLGGLRKIMPVTAIVMSISALSMAGIPLFNGFLSKEEFFASLVETGHVDIYNQVMSIVMILAGFIGSIFTFVYCFKIIKEPFFGKMNEKLLPKVPKHDGGGLLIAPIVITLFVPIIFFIPNVLGEYLIGPALRDIFHSAEIMNDLPHIKAWHGFTIELFLTLGIYIVGTLLILLPKWKVIYSKISKNFEINEIYYKGMNTLDRVSAFSIKSIMNNKLNQYLHIIYLLFFAIMGYGIYKVGIHGISYYHITEVSTFEIIFLINIVITATALMFIRERMAMTILNGVIGYSMAILFIFMKAPDLALTQLVIETITTVLFLLVFYHLPNVQKDKSNPLGVSLKLGISLLMAIFVVVFVITMQQDSLFDKISHYYDNAYELAGVKNIVNAILGDFRALDTMLEGIVILIAGLGIYTLVKFKIRNGDHYERK from the coding sequence ATGGCTTTAGTTTGGCTGTTTTTAATGATTATAGCTGTAATGGCTGTTGTACTTGTAACTTTAAACACTCAATTTAGTCGCTTTGCTGGCTGGATAAGTTTAATAGCCCCTTTATTAAGTTCCATTTATTTTTTAAGTCAAATTAAAAAAATATATAGTGGCAAAACTGTTTCTTATTTTCAAGAATGGATACCTATTATTGATGTGAATTTAGATTTTAGATTAGATGGACTATCTTTAATCTTTGCATTACTCATTTCACTTATTGGTGTAGGCGTTTTTGTATACGCTATATATTATTTATCACCTAAGAAAGATAACCTTCCAAGATTTTATACTTATTTACTCATGTTTATGTTAGCGATGTTAGGTGTTGTACTTTCTAACAACACAATTTTACTTTATACATTTTGGGAATTAACGAGTATTTCTTCATTCTTACTTATTTCTTATTGGTATCAAAGTGAGAAGAGTCAAGAAGGGGCACTTAAGTCATTTTTAATTACCGTATTTGGCGGTATGGCGATGCTCGTTGGATTAATTTTGTTATATAACATTACGGGTACGAATACGATATCTGAACAAGTTGGCATGGTAGATAAAGTATTTCAATCACCATGGTTTGTGCTCGCTGTTATTTTAATTTTACTTGGTGCTTTTACAAAATCAGCACAATTTCCTTTCCACATTTGGCTACCGGACGCAATGGAAGCACCAACACCTGTAAGTGCTTATTTACACTCAGCAACAATGGTTAAAGCAGGATTGTATTTATTGCTTAGATTCACTCCGATTATCGGTCAAAGTGAGTGGGTTGTTTATACAGTTGTTGCAGTCGGTTTAATAACATTATTAGTCGGTTCATTCTTTGCGGTTAGTAAAAATGATTTAAAAGCACTGCTCGCTTATTCAACAATCAGTCAACTCGGTATGATTATGACGATGATTGGATTAGGATTACTCGCTTTTAATAGTAGATTTGAAGCAAATAATGAAATTTTCATAGCAAGTTTGTTTGCTGCATTATTCCATTTAATTAATCATGCGATATTTAAAAGTGCACTCTTTATGGGTGTCGGTATTATTGACCACGAAACAGGTACGAGAGAAATTGAAAAACTTGGTGGTTTAAGAAAAATTATGCCTGTAACTGCAATTGTTATGTCAATCAGTGCTTTATCAATGGCAGGTATTCCATTGTTTAATGGATTTTTAAGTAAGGAAGAGTTCTTCGCAAGTCTAGTCGAAACTGGACATGTCGATATATACAATCAAGTCATGTCGATTGTTATGATTCTAGCAGGCTTTATAGGTAGTATTTTTACTTTTGTTTATTGTTTTAAAATTATTAAAGAACCATTTTTCGGAAAAATGAATGAAAAGTTGTTACCTAAAGTGCCTAAACATGACGGTGGAGGATTATTAATTGCACCGATCGTTATCACTTTATTTGTACCAATCATTTTCTTTATTCCAAACGTACTTGGAGAATATTTAATAGGTCCTGCTTTGCGTGATATATTCCATTCAGCTGAAATAATGAATGATTTACCACATATTAAAGCATGGCACGGTTTTACAATTGAATTATTTTTAACGCTTGGTATTTATATTGTGGGAACGTTGCTCATTCTCTTGCCTAAATGGAAAGTGATATATAGTAAGATCTCTAAAAACTTTGAGATAAATGAAATTTATTATAAGGGCATGAATACTTTAGATCGAGTGAGTGCATTTTCTATCAAATCCATTATGAATAATAAATTGAATCAATATTTACACATTATTTATTTATTATTCTTCGCGATTATGGGTTACGGTATTTACAAAGTCGGTATTCATGGTATTTCTTACTATCATATTACGGAAGTATCAACATTTGAAATTATATTTTTAATTAATATTGTGATTACAGCAACCGCATTAATGTTTATTCGTGAAAGAATGGCCATGACTATTCTTAATGGTGTCATTGGTTATTCTATGGCAATTTTATTTATATTTATGAAAGCACCAGATTTAGCTTTAACACAACTTGTCATTGAAACAATCACAACAGTTTTATTTTTATTAGTGTTTTATCATTTACCGAATGTTCAAAAAGACAAGTCAAATCCTTTAGGGGTGAGCCTTAAACTTGGTATTTCATTGTTGATGGCAATATTTGTTGTCGTATTTGTCATTACGATGCAGCAAGATAGCTTATTCGACAAAATATCACATTACTATGATAATGCGTACGAATTAGCTGGCGTTAAAAATATCGTAAACGCGATATTAGGAGATTTCCGTGCATTAGATACAATGCTCGAAGGTATTGTTATATTGATAGCTGGTTTAGGAATTTATACATTAGTCAAATTTAAGATAAGAAATGGTGATCATTATGAAAGAAAATGA
- a CDS encoding DUF2922 domain-containing protein: MRRVLELTFKTSTEKTFTLQIHNPKTDLKEEIVRDAMNNILGLNIFDLSKGELVSIHSAQYVERNTRTLIK, translated from the coding sequence ATGAGACGCGTATTAGAACTCACATTTAAAACATCAACAGAGAAAACATTCACACTTCAAATTCATAATCCTAAAACTGATCTCAAAGAAGAAATCGTAAGAGATGCGATGAATAATATTTTAGGGTTAAACATATTTGATTTATCAAAAGGTGAATTAGTATCTATTCACTCTGCACAATATGTAGAACGAAACACACGAACTTTAATCAAGTAG
- a CDS encoding metal ABC transporter permease, translated as MNEFFTSLINYNFLSRALITAIIVGIVCGIVGTLIVLRGLSLMGDAMSHAVLPGVALSYLFHIPMFVGALFTGMLTSFLIGFISQNSKTKNDAAIGITFTAFFSLGIIIISQINSSTDLYHILFGNILAVTKSAFYTTSIVSIIVILCVVIFYKPIHLSTFDPIAAKMSGLNVKMLHYFVMMLLALVTVASLQTVGIILVVALLITPSSTAFLITKSLKSMMIVASTISAICAACGMYISYLYNLPSGACIVLTSCAAYVITFMIHKLNQHRRTI; from the coding sequence ATGAATGAATTTTTCACGTCACTTATTAACTACAATTTCTTAAGCCGAGCATTGATTACTGCAATTATAGTAGGCATTGTTTGCGGCATCGTTGGTACCCTTATTGTATTAAGAGGTCTTTCATTAATGGGAGATGCGATGAGTCATGCAGTTCTTCCTGGGGTTGCGCTTAGTTATCTCTTTCATATTCCTATGTTTGTTGGTGCACTCTTTACAGGTATGTTAACTAGTTTTCTAATAGGATTTATTTCACAAAATTCAAAGACAAAAAATGATGCAGCAATTGGCATTACTTTTACCGCGTTCTTTTCATTAGGTATTATCATCATTAGCCAAATCAACTCCTCAACTGATTTGTATCATATATTATTTGGAAACATTTTAGCAGTAACGAAAAGTGCTTTTTATACGACAAGCATCGTCAGTATCATTGTCATTTTATGTGTGGTTATATTTTATAAACCTATACATTTATCTACTTTTGATCCGATTGCAGCTAAAATGAGCGGCCTCAATGTTAAAATGCTGCATTACTTTGTCATGATGCTCTTAGCGTTAGTAACTGTAGCGAGTCTTCAAACTGTAGGCATTATCTTAGTCGTAGCCTTACTCATTACACCTAGTTCTACTGCATTTCTCATCACGAAATCTTTAAAATCTATGATGATTGTTGCCAGTACCATTAGTGCAATATGTGCGGCCTGTGGCATGTATATCAGTTACCTTTATAATTTACCAAGCGGTGCATGTATCGTACTCACAAGTTGTGCAGCGTATGTCATAACGTTCATGATACATAAATTAAATCAGCATAGGAGGACTATATGA
- a CDS encoding tyrosine-type recombinase/integrase: MQQVSPIKNKDDIRAMYEVLKSHSERDYLLFSLAIHTGIKVNELLNLTVQDLLDDEQDIKSNWINDEKDLIKVVIPLHLRSSLSAYIRFEMLNREDFVFRSIKTKKQLSRQQAYRIIHVAAEEVGVKNIGLYSLRKTFAYHAFKSGISVSIIQKYLGHQSLIETLKFIDVTTIKKETTIELNI; the protein is encoded by the coding sequence ATGCAACAAGTATCTCCAATTAAGAATAAAGACGATATTAGAGCAATGTATGAAGTTTTAAAATCGCATAGTGAAAGAGATTATTTATTATTTAGTTTAGCGATTCATACAGGAATTAAAGTGAATGAATTATTGAATTTAACAGTTCAAGATTTGCTCGATGATGAGCAGGATATTAAAAGTAACTGGATAAATGATGAGAAGGATTTAATTAAAGTTGTCATTCCATTACATTTAAGATCGAGTTTGTCAGCTTATATAAGATTTGAAATGCTTAATCGAGAAGATTTTGTTTTTAGGTCCATCAAAACAAAAAAGCAACTTTCTAGACAGCAGGCTTATAGAATTATTCATGTAGCTGCTGAAGAAGTAGGAGTAAAAAATATCGGATTATATTCTTTAAGAAAGACTTTTGCATATCATGCATTTAAATCTGGTATTTCGGTATCAATTATTCAAAAATATTTAGGTCATCAGTCTTTAATTGAAACATTGAAATTTATAGACGTAACGACTATTAAGAAAGAAACGACGATAGAACTCAATATATAG
- a CDS encoding Na+/H+ antiporter subunit E, with protein MAQLLLNIFIAFLWTLFQDEDKFHLSTFVSGYLIGIIIVYLLHRFFGHVFYFKKVWVIFKFVWVYNYQLVTSSMTTINYILFRTHKVNPGLVTYETTLKQDWAITLLTLLIMLTPGSVVLRLSQDGTRFFIHAIDTSEKEKRILRKQIKKYEKLIWEVLK; from the coding sequence ATGGCACAACTATTATTAAACATATTCATCGCCTTCTTATGGACTTTATTTCAAGATGAAGATAAATTTCATTTATCCACTTTTGTTTCAGGGTATTTGATAGGGATTATTATCGTATACTTGTTGCATAGATTTTTTGGACATGTATTTTATTTTAAAAAAGTTTGGGTCATTTTTAAATTTGTATGGGTATATAACTATCAACTAGTAACGTCTAGTATGACGACAATAAACTATATATTATTTAGAACACATAAAGTAAACCCAGGTCTTGTAACTTATGAAACTACGTTGAAACAAGATTGGGCAATTACACTATTAACGCTGTTGATCATGCTAACACCTGGATCAGTCGTGTTGAGGTTATCTCAAGATGGCACACGATTCTTTATACACGCTATAGACACATCAGAAAAAGAAAAACGTATTTTGAGGAAACAAATTAAAAAATATGAAAAATTAATCTGGGAGGTGCTTAAATAA